The following nucleotide sequence is from Anopheles stephensi strain Indian chromosome 3, UCI_ANSTEP_V1.0, whole genome shotgun sequence.
TTCAGTGGCATCATATTCCGATCGTGGGCGAGTAACATTCCCCGTAGTTTGTATCTATGTATTCTATGTTCCTCCAACCTAATGTACATATATGGTATCGTTTACAATAAATACTGGTGGACGTATTTCGAAACACGCCAATTGGTCCATTTTATTTGCCCGGCTTTAGAGAACGTTCGATTTTCTCGCCCCGCTTGCGCTTGTTGAGCGGATTGCGCGGATCATAAACGTCGTACCAGTCGTCGTCCTTTGTGGCTGCATCTTTCGCTAGTATTGGATCCTTCTTCTCAAATTCCAGCCGGTGAGCAAGCCAATTGTCTCCTCGAATGTCTTCCTCTTCGTCTCCTTCAGTAGCTGTTGCAGATTGGACGTCATCCCGTTCATGGGCGGAATGAAGCTTGGATTTAAACTTTTGCAACAGTTCCATCGTAAAGTTCTCCCGGGAGCTACCCTTTTTGGGAAGCTGTTTAGTCTTCTGCGAGTATTCTTCCTGCACCCGTAATACTTCGTTCATCACTTCATTACGAGCCGTCTTTTTCGATGCCTTTTTCTGTTCACTTTCCTTCTGCTTGTCCTTGGACCGTTTGTCCGAGTGAAAGTCACGTTTTAGCTTGTTAATTTCTTGTCGAATCTTTTCCGCCTGTTCccgcttttccttcttcctgtCACCGTCTAGCTCGTAATCGGAATCGGATTCAGATTCGTTTACATCCGCCGCTGGTTTTTCATTACGTTTGTCGTCAGCCTTACGCTTTAGTTTCTCTCGAACATTGTCCACTTCATCTTTTTGGGATGGTTTGGATTTTGAACGGCCATGGCTGAAGCTTTCTTTATCTTCCTCCGCCGAAGAATGGCCTCGACTGTCGGCAGAAAGCCGTCGCTTCTTGGGTTCCTCTGCAGAAGAAGTACTCGTTTGCTTGCTTAGCTTCGGGTCATTA
It contains:
- the LOC118508918 gene encoding spliceosome-associated protein CWC27 homolog gives rise to the protein MSNIYIQEPPTAGKVLLKTSVGDIDIELWSKECPMACRNFIQLCLEGYYNGTIFHRVVKGFIVQGGDPNGDGTGGESVYGHPFKDEFHSRLRYVRRGLVGMANSGKNDNASQFFFTLGPTPELQNQNTLFGKVAGDTIYNMLKLEEGEVYENERPHFTHRIIRTDVLNNPFDDIVPRGLTDADDKSKEQGENSKKKKKEKGVKNFGLLSFGDEAEEEELETQVFVQKNGPGRGKSSHDVLNDPKLSKQTSTSSAEEPKKRRLSADSRGHSSAEEDKESFSHGRSKSKPSQKDEVDNVREKLKRKADDKRNEKPAADVNESESDSDYELDGDRKKEKREQAEKIRQEINKLKRDFHSDKRSKDKQKESEQKKASKKTARNEVMNEVLRVQEEYSQKTKQLPKKGSSRENFTMELLQKFKSKLHSAHERDDVQSATATEGDEEEDIRGDNWLAHRLEFEKKDPILAKDAATKDDDWYDVYDPRNPLNKRKRGEKIERSLKPGK